Proteins encoded by one window of Mycolicibacterium sp. ND9-15:
- the holA gene encoding DNA polymerase III subunit delta — protein sequence MSEAARLHLVLGDEELLVERAVATVLREARKQAGVHDVPVDRLRAGEVSTSELAELLSPSLFADERVVVLESAAEAGKDAVALIADAAADLPPGTMLVVVHSGGGRAKALADQLTKLGAHVHPCARITKAAERADFVRREFRALKVKAGDDTVSAVLDAIGSDIRELAAACSQLVTDTGGIVDAAAVRRYHSGKAEVKGFDVADKAVVGDVAGAAEALRWAMMRGEPHVVLADALAEAVHTIARVRPLSGDPYRLASELGMPPWRVQKAQKQARRWSNTSVAEAMRLVAALNADVKGAAADADYALEATVRRVAELIAD from the coding sequence GTGAGCGAGGCAGCGCGGTTGCATCTGGTGCTCGGCGACGAGGAGCTGCTGGTCGAGCGCGCGGTGGCAACAGTGCTGCGGGAGGCGCGCAAGCAGGCCGGCGTCCATGACGTACCGGTCGATCGCCTGCGCGCGGGGGAGGTCAGCACCAGCGAGCTCGCCGAGCTTCTGAGCCCGTCGTTGTTCGCCGACGAACGAGTCGTGGTGTTGGAGTCGGCGGCCGAGGCGGGCAAGGACGCGGTCGCGCTGATCGCCGACGCCGCGGCGGACTTGCCGCCGGGCACCATGCTCGTCGTCGTGCACTCCGGCGGCGGGCGTGCCAAGGCGCTCGCAGATCAGCTTACGAAACTCGGCGCGCACGTGCATCCCTGCGCGCGTATCACCAAGGCTGCCGAGCGCGCCGACTTCGTCCGGCGCGAGTTTCGTGCGCTGAAGGTGAAGGCCGGCGACGACACTGTAAGCGCCGTGCTCGACGCGATCGGCTCGGACATTCGGGAACTGGCGGCGGCGTGTTCGCAGTTGGTCACCGACACCGGAGGCATCGTCGACGCGGCGGCAGTGCGTCGCTACCACTCGGGCAAGGCCGAGGTGAAGGGGTTCGACGTCGCCGACAAGGCGGTCGTCGGCGACGTCGCGGGAGCCGCCGAAGCCCTGCGGTGGGCGATGATGCGCGGTGAACCGCATGTCGTGCTCGCCGACGCGCTGGCCGAGGCGGTGCACACCATCGCGCGGGTGCGGCCGCTGTCGGGTGACCCCTACCGGCTGGCGTCAGAGCTGGGGATGCCGCCATGGCGGGTGCAGAAGGCGCAGAAACAGGCGCGGCGGTGGTCGAACACCTCGGTCGCCGAGGCGATGCGCTTGGTGGCCGCGCTCAATGCGGACGTCAAGGGCGCCGCGGCCGACGCGGACTACGCGCTGGAGGCGACGGTCAGGAGGGTCGCCGAGCTCATAGCAGATTGA
- the rpsT gene encoding 30S ribosomal protein S20 — protein sequence MANIKSQEKRIKTNERRRLRNKSVKSSLHTAVRGFRQAVEAGDKDKARELLTSTSRQLDKAASKGVIHRNQAANRKSALASSFNKL from the coding sequence GTGGCCAACATCAAGTCGCAGGAAAAGCGGATCAAGACCAACGAGCGCCGCAGGCTGCGCAACAAGTCGGTCAAGTCGTCGCTTCACACGGCGGTCCGCGGATTCCGGCAGGCCGTCGAGGCCGGCGACAAGGACAAGGCCCGCGAGCTGCTGACGTCGACCAGCCGCCAATTGGACAAGGCCGCCAGCAAGGGCGTCATCCACAGAAACCAGGCCGCCAACCGCAAATCTGCGCTGGCCTCGTCGTTCAACAAGCTCTGA